A stretch of DNA from Coregonus clupeaformis isolate EN_2021a unplaced genomic scaffold, ASM2061545v1 scaf1723, whole genome shotgun sequence:
GGTGAGTGTAAGACATTTTAATTGAATTTCTTTTTAATAATTTGTAGTATGTAGTTTGAATATAAGTGAAGTGGGATATTCTGTGTGTAATGTGTAGAAATGGTTTATCCATGTCTTTGTCTTTGATCCATTTTGTTTGTTTGCTTTGACAGTTTGTGCTTTTACCAAACCAAACGTAATCCAACCAACCCCTGTGATGGTTACTGAGCTGGGAGGCACTGTGACTCTCACTTGCTTTTGTCCCAACGTGTCTGTGACCAGGTTTGATTGGTTCAAGCAGAGTTTTGGACAGAAACCCCTCCGCATGGCATCATCTCTTTATGTGGGTCAAGACAGTGATTATTCCAACAACTTTATCAAGGACTTTACTGAGACCAAACGTttgggtgtgaggagaggagtctACAGCTATAACTTGACCATATCCAAGACAGAGCCAGGGGACTCAGCTACATACTATTGTTCCATTACAGCCATCTATGAGCAAACATTTGGAGAGGGAACTGTTTTAATTGTCAAAGGTAACACAATGTCTTTCTTCAATTTCAAATTGTGTGGCCCTGTACGTTGATATGTTCGTTCAACTGCTTCATCAAATGCTAGTGATGATTACATGGCTTTTCATGTTTTTCACCCACTTAGTCTTAATTTAGTTACTCACTCTCTTCAGGTTTAGAGTCCAACAGCATGTCTGTGCTCCAGCAGCCTGTGTCTGAGTCAGTCCAGCTaggagactctgtgactctgaactgtacaatacacactgagacctgtgTAGGAGAACAAAGTGTCTATTGGTTCAGACATGGCTCAGGAGTATCCCGTCAAGGAATCATTTACACCCATGGAAACAGTATTGATCAGTGTGAGAAGTTCCCTAACGCTGGGTCTCCTACACAGAGCTGTGTCTACAACCTCCCCAAGAGgaacctcagcctctctgatgctgggacttactactgtgctgtggcctcatGTGGGGAGATACTGTTTGGGAACGGGACCAAGCTGGACATTGACCGTAAGTGATACTTCTGACATTCTGTTATATTATAATCTATATAATCAATGTTATTTAGGTTGCAGGCAAGGTATCATTCAGATACTTCAGTGTTTGTATATCATTGAGATATCTTTGCTTTCCTATATCCTTCAGATATCTTTGT
This window harbors:
- the LOC121572584 gene encoding uncharacterized protein LOC121572584 yields the protein MYLLPLVVILGVVTDVLLIVILILVLKIIREDLILKDNHKMIRFDWFKQSFGQKPLRMASSLYVGQDSDYSNNFIKDFTETKRLGLESNSMSVLQQPVSESVQLGDSVTLNCTIHTETCVGEQSVYWFRHGSGVSRQGIIYTHGNSIDQCEKFPNAGSPTQSCVYNLPKRNLSLSDAGTYYCAVASCGEILFGNGTKLDIDHGCKEDHLLFMYFLGVALGLCVILIIVLTCVLYKMSKCTGSSLFGDDYYID